The Bdellovibrionales bacterium genome includes the window AAGACCCAGTGAACAGGAAATTGGAAGTCGGGGGAGAAGTCGGGGGAGACAAAAATCAGGACAAGACTGGTGGCAAAAAAACTGATGGAAAGAAATGAAAAACCAGCCCCTCCTGGTGCAGATCCCTTTCGAATGAGAAGTGCATCTGACCGTGAATGTGATTTTTAAATCCTCGCTTCTCTTTTCAAGAACTGTAGCTAAAAATCCTGAGGAGTTGATCGCGAATCAGACGGGCGCTTTGCCCAAAAGCCTTCGAGAGCTTATCACTAAGAGTCTTTTTCTCCTTCATTTCTAGATAAAAGATATCTTTCTCCTTCATTTTCTCCATTACAAGTTCGTCGCTCGTCTTGATTTCATCTATTAAGCCAAGGGCGAGCGCTCTCTCTCCAAACCAGTGTTCGCCGGTTGCTACCGTTTCGAGATTGAGCCGAGGGCGACATTTGTGAACGAATTCTTTGAATAGAAGATGCGTATCTTCGATCTGCTCAGTGAACTTGCGTCGGCCCTTGTCGGTTATTTCTCCTAACATGCTGATAGTGCGTTTGTATTCTCCAGCAGTGATTTCCTCGTAGTCAACATTGTGTTTTTTTAGAAAGCGATTAAAATTAGGCACCTGTGCCACTACGCCAATAGATCCGACAATGGCAAATGGGGCGGCCAAGATGCGATCTCCGGTGCAGGCCATAAGGTAGCCTCCGCTCGCGGCAACTTTATCCACACAAATAGTCAAAGGTATTGATTTCTGACGGAATCTCATGAGTTGGGCTGCAGCTAATCCGTATCCGTGAACCATACCCCCTGGGCTTTCAATCTTCACAATGACTTCGTCACTTTGGTTCATGGCCAAGAGAAGAATAGAAACTTCCTGTCGTAGCCGATCCACTTGATCAGCTTTCATATCACCGTCAAACTCGAGCACGAAAACACGAGCTTTCTTCTCGGTCTTTTTATTTTTTGAATTTGATTTTAAATCCTCCTTTTGTCGCTTGAGCTCTTCCTTCCATTCCTTTTTAGTAAAGATGGACATCTTTAGGAGATTGGCGTACCCGGTTAGCTTCTCTCCCAAATTGTAGATATCAAGATGTTCCCTCTGTTCTTGTTGCTTCCGAGAAACCAATAGGGCAATGCCAACAATAACAACAAGAAAGCCAGCGACAATGACAGCGATCTTTGCGGCGAAAACGCCAACTTCAAATAGGTACTCCATGGACTCCTGCTTTCTTTGAAAATCATAACATAGGGCTACTCTCGATTTAGGTCGAGAGGAAAGTCTTGAAAATTTTCCTTTTTCGGGTACATTCGGGCAAAATCAGGGGTATGACAATAGCAACTGTATCAGCAATGATGACTCTGTTTCTTTTTGTTTCAAACTTTATTCTGCCAGCAAGCGCTCAGAATAATCAGCCCGAATTAGACAAAATTGAGTTCGACCTGAAACTACGAGATCTCAATGAGCGATTCAAGGACTTTTATATTCATCGTGAAAACAGAAAGCGCCAGCTGAGTGAACTGCTTGATTCAGCTGACGAGTATCGTCAAAATCGACTTGTAGAAGAAGGAAAGTATGAGGAGTTTCGACGCGAGTACAAGATTCTCCAGGGAAAGAGGGCTCCTCCGGAAGATTTTGAGCCCGAGTATTTGAAAATGCAAAAGGACAAAGAGCGGATGGAGGATGTCGCCCGCCAAGCTTATGTGAAGAGGCGCAAGAGTTTAGAAAAATTCGAGAATCAGCCAATCTTGTTCCAGAAAATGAAGACGTGGGGCTTTCTGATCCTATTGAGGACTTGCGTTAGATACTTTTTTGAAATCTAAGAGTGAGACGGCGGCTGTTCGTTCGGTAGAATTTGGGCGAAAGTCAGGCCTGTGAGACGCTTGATCCCTCGTATTAAATGCCACATGACCACCATTGAAAAACCCATGAGAGGCAGAGCAATAACGACGAAACCCATCCAAGTCATCCGAGCTATTTGGTCATTGAGAATGGCGCTTTGTTCAAGATTCGGCAGATTTTTATCAATTGACACAAATATTCGAAAGGCCAGAACAAAATTCAAAAAACTACTGATAAAAAAGGACAGAGCAAAATATTGAGTCGAACGGCGCAGATGTGTCACGAAGCGGCTTTCGGTCCCGAGTTCTCGAAGCCGCTCATCGATTAGCTTTATATCAAGTACATGTAAATTATAAGTGATCATTTTCATCAGAGGCTTTTCCGTAAAAGCAGAAAATAGGACTCCAACCCCGAGCACAAAAGGGAATGCCGCCTCTTTTACGGCAAACCAGATTCCTTCTGGCTTTATCAGAGCGAGGCCTCCGGTCAGTAAGAGATTAACTACTCCCAGAACAGCCATCCAACTTTTGTGGCGCCGATTCAAATAGTCCCAGATTGCGTACCCAATTGGGAAAGCCAAGGCCAAAATCAAGGCCAGGAGGGGCCCGCTCTCGCCGAGTCTCTTGGTCAATTGGTTAAGAACGGCAACGGGGAGGGCTATCGTCAAAAAAATAGCGACAAGAGGATTCTCTTTGTTGGCATTTTTAGGGGAAGTGGGAGTGGCGACGATGTTATTGGTCATAAAGGATATAATCTGGCTTGAGTCTGGACCTAAGTCAATCGCGGTTTCAGGTCTTCGGTTCGTAGATGGATATTTTATTCAATCGGGAAATGAGGAATTCCGATGAGTAATTGTCGATAGAGGCAAAAATGGACTCGGGAAAATGGACTCAACTCGAACTCAGCTTTCTCCTACTGGTATTTTTCCAGGTGAAACATTTTTTGGCTGATTTTCCTCTGCAAGTTGAATACATGCTCAAAAAGACGCGAGCGGGCTGGGAATTTATCGTGCCCTTGACTGTTCATTGTACGGTTCACGCAGTTTTGACAGCGTCTTTGGTGTTTTATCTTTGCCCTCGATTGTGGTGGTTGAGCGCATTAGATTTTGTCGTTCACTTTTTCATGGACCGCATAAAGTCGGGCCCTCGTTACCTCGGGCGCTTTAACGATCGAGACAAATCATCGTTTTGGAACTGTCTGGGATTCGACCAAATGGTTCACCATCTTACACACATGTTTATTGTGTGGGTCATTGTCACTTCAGTATAGTGCTAAACGGGCCACAATTGAGTTAATTGAATGAGGTGATTTAAGCCTCAGAGTTGATTGCACTCATATCTCTCATTGGTCAACGGCCCTTTTTTTTCAGATGGAGCTCGCCCTTTTCTTCGGTCGCCACAACAGTCCCCCCCTTTTCGAGAGAGCCAAACAGAATATCGTCAACGAGGGGGCGTTTCAGGTGCTCATCAACAATTCGAGCGAAGGGTCGGGCTCCATAAGCGGGGTCATGGCCTTTATTGAATAGCCATTCTATTGCTGAATCGGAAACATCTAACTTTATTTTTCGCTTTTTGAGCTGCTCAGCGAGTTCGTTGACAAATTTTCGGACCACCCTGAGAAGGATTGGTTTATCAAGATTGCGAAACTCCACTGTTGCATCGAGACGATTGAGGAATTCAGGACGAAATAACCTTTTGATCGCCTCTAAGGAGCGGGCACTGCCCTGATCTGGGTTAATACCCAGGCCTCCTTTGCTTGCCTCGAAGGCCCCTGCATTGGTGGTCATAATGAGGGTCACATGACGAAAATCTGAAACGCGACCGTTTGAATCTGTGAGCTTTCCGTTGTCCATGACTTGCAAAAGGATGTTAATTAAATCGGGGTGAGCCTTTTCAATCTCATCCATCAAAAGAACTGAGTAAGGATTTTTAGTGATGGCATCCGTGAGCAGTCCGCCCTCCTCATATCCGACATAGCCGGGAGGAGCCCCAACCAATCTTGATACTGTGTGTTTTTCCATGTATTCGCTCATATCAAAGCGAAGAAAAGGGACTCCCAGGTGGTGGGCGAGTTGTTTGGCGACTTCAGTTTTGCCAACTCCCGTTGGTCCTGCAAACAGGTAGCAGCCAATGGGCTTGTCCTCTCTGCTCAAGCCCGTGCGTGCAACCTTGACGGCCAGGACCAGTTTCTTAATCGCGTTATCCTGCCCGAAAATAAGTGACTCCAATTTTGGTTTTAAACTGCGCAGGAGCTCTTTGTCGTTTTGAGAAACGGATTCAACAGGTATTTGGGTCATCGCACTCACGACCCTTTCAATGTCAGCGGTTCGAATAACTCTTGTTTCGTTATTTAATGCACGTATACGAGCGGAGGCCCCCACTTCGTCAATGACGTCAATTGCCTTATCAGGCAGGTGACGGCCCTGAATATATTTTGCCGACAACTCAACTGCCACTCGAATGGCACCCTTAGCAAATTTAACATTGTGGTACTTTTCGTAGTGACTTTGTAGTCCCTCTAGAATTTTAACAGCTTCCTCGGTCGATGGTTCTTTGACCTCTATTTTTTGAAAACGCCGGGCAAGCGCCCGATCTTTCTCAAAATGATTCTTATACTCTTTGTAAGTTGTTGATCCAATGCAAGCGAGACTTCCATCAGTGAGTGCTGGTTTGAGCAGATTCGAAGCGTCCATGGTTCCGCCAGATGTGCTCCCTGCCCCGATTACTGTATGAATTTCATCAATAAATAAAATGGCGTGTTTTTGCTTTTTCAAGTCGCCGACAACGGCCTTGAGTCTCTCTTCAAAATCCCCCGATACTTAGTGCCAGCGAGAAGAGAGCCTAAGTCTAAGGAATAAATCACGCAATCACTTAGAACATCGGGAACTTTGCTTTCGACAATTCTCTGAGCTAACCCATCAGCGATGGCAGTCTTTCCAACTCCCGCTTCTCCGATGAGAAGAGGATTGTTCTTCGTTCTTCTTGCAAGAACTTGAATCACCCGATCCAAGACGTCTTCACGTCCAACGAGTGGGTCGGTTTTTCCGGCCCTGGCTTTTTCATTGAGATTAGCGCAAAAGGCTTCGAGAGCAGATTTTTTTTGGACGCCGTCCTCAGAGGGGGGGAGGCCATCAATAGCCCTCTGGCTCTCATTGTCTTGGGATGGTGGGGGGAGAGTTGTTCGTCCATGGGAGATGTAATTGACCAAAGAATAATGCGTGAGTCCTTCTTCCTGCAAATAATAGAGAGCGTGGCTTTCTTTCTCATTAAACAAAGACACCAAGAGATTGGCACTGGTCACAACACGCTTTCCTGAGGACTGAACCTGGATGGCGGCCCTTTGCAGGAGACGATGGAAGGCCATTGTGAGTTCCGGTCGCCACTCTCCCTCTTTGGAATGAGGTGGTCTCTCCAATTTGGGACAGTGATTGAGGATGAAGGACTTGAGGTTTTTTGAGAGATCGGTCAAGTTCAGTCCGCAGGCTTCTAGTATTTCAATGGCGTCGGCATCTTTTTCGATGAGAGCCAACAAAACATGTTCTAAAGTTACGTATTCGTATAGACCATCGCGAGCCGATTCAACCGCATAGTTGAGAGCTCTTTCAAGTTTTGGATCAATCATAGAAATCTCCTCTTAGGCCTTCTCCATAACGCATTTTAGGGGATGTTGACTTTGGCGCGAGTACTCGTGGACCAAATAAACTTTTGTTTCAGCGATTTCGTGGCTAAAAACCCCCGCAATTCCAGCTCCCTGATTGTGGACCTGCAACATTATATTGTTGGCTTCAGCCTCAGATTTTCCAAAAAATTTTTTTAAAATCTGCACAACGAAGTCCATGGGGGTGAAGTCATCGTTGAGAAGAACAACCTTATAGAGGGAAGGTTCTTTTGTTTTAGATCTCGATTTGGTGAGTGTTCCAGTTTGAGATCCAATATCTCCTACATCGTTATCCGCACCTAACAGAGGATGTCCATCGATTCTACTTGGAGGCAAACCACCCCCCAATGCTGGGCTTAAAGCCTGAATGCCAACTAAGACTTTGGACCAGATTCGCATTTCGTTCCTCCCCAATTGATCCCCGAAAATCGGGATGCCAAAGAAAACCACGGAACTCCACCCGACTTATTATGAGTCCAATTCTGCTTTTGTAAAGAGGAGTTAGGGCCGGAATGCATGTGGAGTTAAATCCTGTCTTTGCACCGTTTCAGGACATGGGTCCGGCACCTGACTGATGAAATTGACGGATATTGTCACTTCCCCCTGTTAGAGAGATGCCATAAACTTCTATTCAACCGAAAAACTCCCGATTTGCGAGGGGTTGGAAACTGTATATTCATTTTACGTAAGAGGTGACTGGGTGGAGTA containing:
- the sohB gene encoding protease SohB, with translation MEYLFEVGVFAAKIAVIVAGFLVVIVGIALLVSRKQQEQREHLDIYNLGEKLTGYANLLKMSIFTKKEWKEELKRQKEDLKSNSKNKKTEKKARVFVLEFDGDMKADQVDRLRQEVSILLLAMNQSDEVIVKIESPGGMVHGYGLAAAQLMRFRQKSIPLTICVDKVAASGGYLMACTGDRILAAPFAIVGSIGVVAQVPNFNRFLKKHNVDYEEITAGEYKRTISMLGEITDKGRRKFTEQIEDTHLLFKEFVHKCRPRLNLETVATGEHWFGERALALGLIDEIKTSDELVMEKMKEKDIFYLEMKEKKTLSDKLSKAFGQSARLIRDQLLRIFSYSS
- a CDS encoding DUF3307 domain-containing protein; this translates as MDSGKWTQLELSFLLLVFFQVKHFLADFPLQVEYMLKKTRAGWEFIVPLTVHCTVHAVLTASLVFYLCPRLWWLSALDFVVHFFMDRIKSGPRYLGRFNDRDKSSFWNCLGFDQMVHHLTHMFIVWVIVTSV
- the clpS gene encoding ATP-dependent Clp protease adapter ClpS; the encoded protein is MRIWSKVLVGIQALSPALGGGLPPSRIDGHPLLGADNDVGDIGSQTGTLTKSRSKTKEPSLYKVVLLNDDFTPMDFVVQILKKFFGKSEAEANNIMLQVHNQGAGIAGVFSHEIAETKVYLVHEYSRQSQHPLKCVMEKA